From the Lysobacter sp. FW306-1B-D06B genome, one window contains:
- a CDS encoding copper resistance system multicopper oxidase, with the protein MKFDPLRQRAASPSRRRFVTGLAAGGVATGAGLWHLPGSAAEFRGPQPQTLSGTQFDLAIDAAPVNLTGRTRPAVTVNGSLPAPVLRWREGDTVTLRVANRLPVASSVHWHGILLPANMDGVPGLSFDGIHPGETFTYRFDIRQSGTYWYHSHSLFQEQAGLYGAIVIDPREPAPFAFDREHVVLLSDWTDLDPASLFRRMKKMAEHDNFYKRTVGDFIDDVARDGMSATLRDRGQWGRMRMTPTDISDINAHTYTYLLNGHAPAGNWTGLFRSGEKVLLRFINGSAMTYFDVRIPGLKMTVVAADGQYIHPVTVDEFRIAVAETFDVIVEPSGQDAYAIFAQDMGRTGYARGTLAVRHGLEAPLPAPDPRPILTMDDMGHGGMDHNAHGAKGMEGGCGANMGMKDMEGGCGANMGHGTHAMADGMNAMPSHPDSERNNPLVDMQTMSPAPKLDDPGIGLRDNGRTVLTYAAMKSLFDDPDGREPSREIELHLTGHMEKFAWSFNGQKFMDAEPVRLNYGERMRIVLVNDTMMTHPIHLHGLWSDVEDEQGNFHLRKHTVDMPPGTKRSYRVRADALGRWAYHCHLLYHMEAGMMREVRVEERA; encoded by the coding sequence ATGAAGTTCGATCCACTTCGCCAACGCGCGGCCTCGCCGTCTCGTCGACGTTTCGTCACAGGCCTGGCGGCCGGTGGCGTCGCCACAGGCGCGGGCCTGTGGCATTTGCCCGGCTCGGCCGCTGAGTTCCGGGGGCCCCAACCTCAGACTCTTTCCGGCACGCAGTTCGATCTCGCCATCGATGCAGCGCCGGTCAACCTCACCGGGCGCACGCGACCGGCGGTGACCGTGAACGGCTCGCTGCCGGCGCCCGTGCTGCGCTGGCGCGAAGGCGACACCGTCACCCTTCGCGTCGCCAACCGTTTGCCCGTGGCCAGTTCCGTGCATTGGCACGGCATCCTGCTGCCGGCCAACATGGACGGCGTGCCGGGCCTGAGTTTCGACGGCATCCATCCCGGCGAGACGTTCACGTACCGCTTCGACATCCGTCAGTCCGGTACGTACTGGTATCACAGCCATTCGCTGTTCCAGGAGCAGGCCGGGCTCTACGGCGCCATCGTGATCGATCCGCGTGAACCGGCGCCCTTTGCTTTCGATCGTGAGCACGTGGTGCTGCTGTCCGATTGGACCGACCTGGATCCGGCATCGCTGTTCCGGCGCATGAAGAAGATGGCCGAGCACGACAACTTCTACAAACGCACCGTCGGTGACTTCATCGACGACGTCGCCCGCGACGGCATGTCGGCGACGCTGCGGGACCGCGGCCAGTGGGGGCGCATGCGCATGACGCCCACCGACATCTCCGACATCAACGCACACACCTACACCTACCTGCTCAACGGCCATGCGCCGGCGGGCAACTGGACGGGTCTGTTCCGCAGCGGCGAGAAGGTGCTGCTGCGCTTCATCAATGGCTCGGCGATGACGTATTTCGACGTACGCATCCCCGGCCTGAAGATGACCGTCGTCGCCGCCGACGGCCAGTACATCCATCCGGTCACCGTGGACGAGTTCCGCATCGCCGTGGCGGAAACCTTCGACGTGATCGTCGAACCTTCGGGCCAGGACGCCTACGCGATCTTCGCGCAGGACATGGGCCGCACCGGCTATGCACGCGGCACCCTCGCGGTGCGTCACGGACTGGAAGCGCCGCTTCCCGCGCCCGATCCGCGCCCCATCCTGACGATGGACGACATGGGTCATGGCGGCATGGATCACAACGCGCACGGCGCCAAGGGCATGGAGGGCGGCTGCGGCGCGAACATGGGCATGAAAGACATGGAAGGCGGTTGCGGCGCCAACATGGGGCACGGCACGCACGCGATGGCCGACGGCATGAACGCCATGCCGTCGCATCCGGACAGCGAGCGCAACAATCCGTTGGTGGACATGCAGACGATGTCGCCGGCACCGAAGCTCGACGACCCCGGCATCGGCCTGCGCGACAACGGCCGCACGGTGCTCACCTATGCGGCGATGAAGAGCCTGTTCGACGATCCGGACGGACGCGAGCCTTCGCGCGAGATCGAACTGCACCTCACCGGCCACATGGAGAAGTTCGCCTGGTCGTTCAACGGGCAGAAGTTCATGGATGCCGAGCCGGTCCGTCTCAACTATGGCGAGCGCATGCGCATCGTGCTGGTCAACGACACGATGATGACGCACCCGATCCACCTGCACGGCCTGTGGAGCGACGTCGAGGACGAACAGGGCAACTTCCACTTGCGCAAGCACACGGTCGACATGCCTCCCGGCACCAAACGCAGCTACCGCGTGCGTGCCGACGCGCTGGGCCGCTGGGCCTATCACTGCCACCTGCTGTACCACATGGAAGCCGGGATGATGCGCGAAGTGCGCGTGGAGGAGCGCGCATGA
- a CDS encoding CopL family metal-binding regulatory protein → MSHLVLRALLCLMLVLNGTGYTAAATQMGLAHLAMSAPGEQAATPPCHGESSHDEVAAMHAHADDDCATAGMDDGAPDCCQSSHCNCDCLQHATAAIAIFSVPAGLPPERHRAQPRQIDRPSPPLPHLLRPPIG, encoded by the coding sequence ATGTCGCATCTCGTACTCCGTGCGCTGCTCTGCTTGATGCTGGTTCTCAACGGAACCGGTTACACGGCGGCTGCCACGCAGATGGGACTTGCGCATCTGGCAATGAGTGCGCCCGGCGAACAGGCCGCCACACCACCTTGTCATGGCGAATCGTCACACGATGAAGTGGCGGCCATGCATGCGCACGCCGATGACGATTGCGCGACCGCGGGCATGGATGATGGTGCTCCGGACTGCTGCCAATCCTCGCACTGCAACTGCGACTGCCTGCAGCATGCGACCGCCGCCATCGCCATTTTTTCCGTTCCGGCCGGTCTTCCGCCGGAGCGCCATAGGGCACAGCCGCGTCAGATCGATCGCCCGTCTCCGCCGCTGCCGCATCTGCTCCGACCACCTATCGGCTGA
- a CDS encoding response regulator transcription factor has product MVFQIVLADDHPIVSSGVRALLEQHPGLRVVAEATSPDELLRVLESTDCEVIVTDFNMPGEQAADGLSLLQLLGRRWPERHVVVLTQLANPGVLNNISRLQNVRGVVSKSDAMKELPMAVTAATAGRSFLSSTVRKQIESAQGDAADATSTLSKREGEVMRLFALGHTVSEIARQLNRSVKTVSSQKVEAMRKLGVKSDLEFYAYAREHGLGS; this is encoded by the coding sequence TTGGTATTCCAGATTGTTCTCGCCGATGACCACCCCATCGTCTCCAGTGGCGTGCGGGCGCTTCTGGAACAGCATCCGGGGCTGCGTGTCGTTGCCGAGGCGACATCGCCCGATGAGCTGCTTCGTGTCCTGGAAAGCACCGACTGCGAAGTGATCGTCACCGATTTCAACATGCCCGGTGAACAGGCCGCGGACGGCCTGAGCCTGCTGCAGCTGCTCGGCCGGCGTTGGCCGGAGCGCCACGTCGTCGTGCTCACCCAACTCGCCAACCCCGGCGTGCTCAACAACATTTCGCGCTTGCAGAACGTACGCGGCGTGGTGAGCAAGTCCGACGCGATGAAGGAACTGCCGATGGCCGTGACCGCTGCCACGGCAGGCCGCAGCTTCCTCAGCTCCACGGTTCGCAAGCAGATTGAATCCGCGCAGGGCGACGCGGCCGATGCCACCTCCACGCTGTCCAAACGCGAGGGCGAGGTCATGCGTCTGTTCGCGCTGGGTCATACGGTGTCGGAGATCGCCCGGCAGCTCAACCGCAGCGTGAAGACCGTGAGCAGCCAGAAGGTCGAGGCGATGCGCAAGCTCGGTGTGAAGAGCGATCTGGAGTTCTACGCCTACGCACGCGAACACGGGCTGGGCTCGTAA
- a CDS encoding MFS transporter — protein sequence MTAQDSVPARRRTAIAIVAAASMFGITYGLSSPLIALELQRRGHGEVLIGLNAAMHALGVLTVAWMLPRAASRWGMRRILIVALMLVGVVLMLFPASAWVWLWFPFRYVLGIGSEGVLVTTESWTSHLSDEASRTTNMAIYTAAVSVGLAIGPLLLGHVGSGDAVPFLIGAALAMAACAFVVFDRAPSPQFAHRPLSGGVVGLLRHAPVAMAATALNAALETSGLTFLPMYAMRLGWSEQGATALVATLLVGAIVLQVPIGWLGDRFDRRRLVLAFSALSALGALLWPFAIGVAWLGHALLFVWGGVFVGIYTLVVTIVGSRYSEGQLVQVYAGMSVAFGIGALLGPLLAGAAMHLSRDGLAWFAAAACAAFGLFAWRSRAPA from the coding sequence ATGACGGCGCAGGACAGCGTGCCCGCGCGACGCCGCACCGCCATCGCGATCGTCGCGGCGGCGTCGATGTTCGGGATCACGTACGGATTGTCGTCTCCGCTGATCGCGCTGGAACTGCAACGCCGAGGCCACGGCGAAGTGCTCATCGGCCTGAATGCCGCGATGCATGCGCTGGGCGTGCTCACGGTCGCGTGGATGCTGCCGCGCGCCGCCAGCCGGTGGGGAATGCGGCGGATCCTCATCGTGGCGCTGATGCTGGTCGGTGTCGTGCTGATGCTGTTTCCGGCCAGCGCATGGGTATGGCTGTGGTTTCCCTTTCGCTACGTGCTGGGCATCGGCTCCGAAGGCGTGCTGGTCACCACCGAAAGCTGGACGAGCCATCTCAGCGACGAGGCATCGCGCACGACGAACATGGCGATCTACACCGCGGCGGTGTCGGTGGGCCTGGCGATCGGTCCGCTGCTGCTGGGCCATGTGGGCTCCGGCGATGCGGTGCCGTTCCTGATCGGCGCCGCGCTGGCGATGGCGGCCTGTGCGTTCGTCGTCTTCGACCGCGCGCCGTCGCCGCAATTCGCGCATCGGCCGTTGTCGGGCGGTGTCGTCGGGCTCTTGCGGCATGCGCCCGTGGCGATGGCGGCGACGGCGCTCAATGCCGCGCTGGAAACCTCCGGCCTCACGTTCCTGCCGATGTACGCGATGCGGCTGGGCTGGAGCGAGCAGGGGGCGACCGCGCTCGTGGCGACATTGCTCGTCGGCGCCATCGTGCTGCAGGTGCCGATCGGCTGGCTGGGCGATCGGTTCGATCGTCGCCGTCTGGTGCTCGCGTTCAGTGCGCTGTCGGCGCTGGGCGCGTTGCTGTGGCCGTTCGCGATCGGCGTCGCCTGGCTCGGGCATGCCCTGCTGTTCGTGTGGGGCGGTGTGTTCGTCGGCATCTACACGCTGGTGGTGACGATCGTCGGCAGCCGCTATTCGGAAGGCCAGCTGGTGCAGGTGTACGCCGGCATGTCGGTGGCGTTCGGCATCGGCGCACTGCTGGGGCCGTTGCTGGCCGGTGCGGCGATGCACCTCTCGCGCGATGGGCTTGCGTGGTTCGCTGCCGCGGCGTGCGCCGCGTTCGGGCTGTTCGCGTGGAGGAGCCGGGCGCCGGCCTGA
- a CDS encoding cyclic nucleotide-binding domain-containing protein, which yields MEQSVFPRLNPRVFSNDGTDLQFCTTCAFSQACLAEGMDKSALAELHVLVEHVGPLQEGEFVFRQGDPFDAIAAVRAGTVKTTTIDRSGREQVLGFHLPGEVVGLNAIDGNTYPCSAVALDTVMLCRFSFPKMSMLAGRLPGLQRQLFRLMSRDIGHASMLAGDSSADERVAAFLIGLSRRLEARGFSPRRFQLSMQRADIANHLRMTPETLSRIFRRLQGNGWIQVHGREVELLDRAPMDELAAPLLDH from the coding sequence ATGGAACAAAGCGTATTTCCCCGGCTGAACCCGCGGGTGTTCTCCAACGATGGAACCGACTTGCAGTTCTGCACGACCTGCGCGTTCTCCCAGGCCTGCCTGGCCGAGGGAATGGACAAGAGCGCGCTGGCGGAACTGCACGTGCTGGTCGAGCACGTTGGTCCCTTGCAGGAGGGCGAGTTCGTGTTCCGCCAGGGCGATCCGTTCGACGCCATCGCCGCCGTTCGCGCCGGCACGGTGAAGACCACGACGATCGACCGCAGCGGACGGGAGCAGGTGCTCGGTTTCCATCTGCCGGGCGAAGTCGTCGGCCTGAACGCCATCGACGGCAACACCTATCCGTGCAGCGCGGTCGCGCTGGATACGGTCATGCTGTGCCGCTTCTCGTTCCCGAAGATGTCGATGCTGGCCGGGCGCCTGCCGGGGTTGCAGCGGCAGTTGTTCCGCCTGATGAGCCGCGACATCGGCCATGCCTCGATGCTCGCCGGCGATTCCAGCGCCGACGAACGCGTCGCGGCGTTCCTGATCGGACTGTCGCGCCGGCTCGAAGCACGCGGGTTCTCGCCGCGCCGCTTCCAGCTGTCGATGCAGCGCGCCGACATCGCCAACCACCTGCGGATGACGCCGGAAACACTCAGCCGCATCTTCCGGCGCCTGCAGGGCAATGGATGGATCCAGGTGCACGGCCGTGAGGTCGAACTGCTCGACCGTGCACCGATGGACGAACTGGCCGCGCCCCTGCTGGATCACTGA
- a CDS encoding alternative oxidase, producing the protein MKADVTPAIPIELHHTVAGLSDRIAYGITRTLRFFADTLFAKRYGNRAIVLETVAAVPGMVGGALLHLRCLRWMRDDEGWIRTLLEEADNERMHLMTFMEIARPSWFERMMVLIAQALFFTFYLGLYIVSSRTAHRLVGYFEEEAVVSYTRYLEEIDAGRIENVAAPALAIDYWQLPRDARLRDVVIAVRQDEAGHRDVNHAIASQSSSEVPATHRL; encoded by the coding sequence ATGAAAGCCGACGTCACCCCGGCGATCCCGATCGAACTCCACCATACGGTGGCCGGCCTGTCCGACCGCATCGCCTACGGCATCACCCGCACCCTGCGTTTCTTCGCCGACACCCTGTTCGCCAAGCGCTACGGCAATCGCGCGATCGTGCTGGAAACGGTCGCCGCAGTCCCGGGCATGGTCGGCGGCGCGCTGCTGCACCTGCGCTGCCTGCGCTGGATGCGCGACGACGAAGGCTGGATCCGCACGCTGCTGGAAGAAGCCGACAACGAGCGCATGCACCTGATGACCTTCATGGAGATCGCGCGGCCGAGCTGGTTCGAACGCATGATGGTGCTGATCGCGCAGGCGCTGTTCTTCACGTTCTACCTGGGCCTGTACATCGTCTCTTCCCGCACGGCGCACCGGTTGGTCGGCTACTTCGAGGAAGAGGCCGTCGTGAGCTACACGCGCTACCTGGAAGAGATCGACGCCGGACGCATCGAGAACGTCGCCGCGCCGGCGCTCGCCATCGACTACTGGCAGCTGCCGCGCGATGCCCGCCTGCGCGACGTCGTCATCGCCGTCCGCCAGGACGAGGCCGGCCATCGCGATGTGAACCACGCCATCGCCAGCCAGTCTTCGAGTGAAGTGCCGGCCACGCATCGGTTGTAA
- a CDS encoding OprD family outer membrane porin: MEAYRLVARAAPMATCGLLSIALACSAHAQTQAAPPASVEDDEYVEAEPSSTEQGQTPLDEAFAPRDRAAWIRETRRKAWQDTKWDVQARTFYLGRDKYDNTESEAWALGGSVGFKTGYFRERFAFGATGYTSQKLYGPEDKDGTLLLKPGQEGYTVLGEVYGEFLINDDTRLSLGRRGIDTPYINRNDARMTPNTFQAITLQGLYGGDEGRPEWRVGGGYFDEIKERNSDEFVSMAQDAGAPDGVERGVYALGANFKKGAFSVGAIGYYSDDIIQIFYTEARYGIPLAEKLKLQFALQYSDQSSAGDDLLRGADFSSDQWGAKAELGYGGALFTAAYTRAGGDTNMQNPWSGYPGYTSVQVEDFNRDGEDAWLLRAGYTFQTIKGASVYALYVDGSDPQSPTEYAKDEYDFNFQWAIGDGFLQGLLIRLRYAHVRQEGPVESDLDDVRLMVFYDPPKL; this comes from the coding sequence ATGGAGGCTTACCGTCTTGTCGCGCGCGCAGCTCCCATGGCGACCTGTGGGCTGCTGTCGATCGCATTGGCCTGCTCCGCGCATGCGCAGACGCAGGCCGCGCCGCCTGCCAGCGTGGAAGACGACGAGTACGTCGAGGCGGAGCCGTCGTCCACCGAACAGGGGCAGACGCCGCTCGACGAGGCGTTCGCCCCGCGCGACCGCGCGGCGTGGATACGCGAGACGCGCCGCAAGGCGTGGCAGGACACCAAATGGGACGTGCAGGCGCGCACGTTCTACCTGGGTCGCGACAAGTACGACAACACCGAAAGCGAAGCGTGGGCGCTGGGTGGCTCGGTCGGCTTCAAGACCGGCTACTTCCGCGAGCGGTTCGCCTTCGGCGCGACGGGCTATACCTCGCAGAAGCTTTACGGCCCCGAGGATAAAGACGGGACGCTGCTGCTGAAACCCGGCCAGGAAGGCTACACCGTGCTGGGCGAGGTCTACGGCGAATTCCTCATCAACGACGACACCCGGCTGAGCCTGGGCCGCCGCGGCATCGACACGCCCTACATCAACCGCAACGACGCGCGCATGACGCCTAATACCTTCCAGGCCATCACCCTGCAGGGCCTCTACGGCGGCGACGAAGGGCGTCCGGAGTGGCGCGTGGGCGGCGGGTATTTCGATGAGATCAAGGAGCGCAACTCCGACGAGTTCGTCTCCATGGCGCAGGACGCGGGCGCGCCGGACGGCGTGGAGCGCGGCGTCTACGCGCTGGGCGCCAACTTCAAGAAGGGCGCCTTCTCGGTGGGTGCGATCGGCTACTACAGCGATGACATCATCCAGATCTTCTACACCGAGGCCCGCTATGGAATTCCGCTGGCCGAGAAGCTGAAGCTGCAGTTCGCGTTGCAGTACTCCGACCAGTCGAGCGCCGGCGACGACCTGTTGCGCGGCGCGGACTTCTCCTCAGACCAGTGGGGCGCGAAGGCCGAACTGGGCTACGGCGGCGCGCTGTTCACCGCGGCTTACACGCGCGCCGGCGGCGACACCAACATGCAGAACCCCTGGAGCGGTTACCCCGGTTACACCAGCGTCCAGGTCGAGGATTTCAACCGCGACGGCGAGGACGCCTGGCTGCTGCGCGCCGGCTACACCTTCCAGACGATCAAGGGCGCCAGCGTCTACGCGCTGTACGTGGACGGCTCCGATCCGCAATCGCCGACCGAATACGCCAAGGACGAGTACGACTTCAACTTCCAGTGGGCCATCGGCGATGGCTTCCTGCAGGGCCTGCTGATCCGCCTGCGCTACGCGCACGTGCGACAGGAAGGACCCGTCGAGTCCGACCTGGACGACGTCCGCCTGATGGTGTTCTACGACCCACCGAAGCTGTAA